AATGCACGGTGGGTGATCTGTAGCGTGAGTGGCACGTGTGAATGTTGCATGTGTTGTGTGCAGCTGTGGTGTAACTATGTAGTAtgttagttgtgtgtgtgtgtgtgtgcatgggcgcCCACACGTGTGTGaaaaggcagggagggaaagaTCAAGGGTGTGGTTCTGGTATAAAAAGTAGCAGCTGTGGGagtggtgggatggctcagtgcgtaaagctgcttgctgtcaagcccgaggacctgagttaaatccccagGACATATATGGtagaaaggagagaagtgattcCCACAAATTGCCCTCCGACTTTTGTACATACCCCTACTGGGGCACAGGGGTACaggggcacgcctttaattccaacactcaagagacagaggcaggtggatcgctgttagttcgaggccagcctggtctacaaagcaagcccaggacagccaaggcgacacagagaagctatctcgaaaaaccaaaaaaaccctgaGTGGACATGATGTCCAGTGTCCCCTGGAGCAGGTGTGCCCATCTGCAGGAGGCATGACACAAAGCCAGTCCTGGGATCCTAAGAAACCATGGGCAGGCTAGAGTCATTAAAgctttagttgttttgtttcttttttttctttctttctttctttcttttttttttttttggccgcCCTTGGACTCTGTACCTCATCCTGTGCAGTGGAGAGCCAGATCCTGAAATCTGGAGGCACGCCCCTCTTCCCACAACTGCCCTTCCTTTTCAGGTCCACCTGTGTGACCTTTACTTTCTGCCTTGAAATCATCCACCCATGAACCTCAGCCCTCAGGGTGACGCCTCAGGCACACCTGTGTACACTTCACGTTCTCCCGTGCCGACAGCCAGAGCTCACCCACCCTCCACTGCACTGCATAACAGAACAGACAAGACTGCAGGCTCATGCTGGGCTACTACTGGGGCTTTTCCCCATCAGTGCAAATCATTTATTATgttggtttccatggtgactggGGGGTCATGGGACTGCTTTGGCTACAGAGCTAAGGATCTGGTCTGGGCAGGGCTGCTCTGTTGCCTTTGGGCCTCAGGAGCAACAAGGCACAAGGTGAGACCTTCATCAGGTAAGCaccagagaggagggaaagggacgTGCCTGCTGTGCCAGGGGTGCAGGGGCTTCTGTATGGACAGCAGGTGCTGTGTACTGAGGGAGGAGACTGACTCCCTGTGCGCTCTGTACATCCCTCAAGTGCACCCGTGGGCTCTGGTCAGACTCCCGTGTTGCTTACGCTTGCAGGGAGACAGGCTCCCTTCTGCTTTGGGGACACAGCTTTAAAGCTTCAGGTTCCAGCTGTGGCCCTGAAGCCACCCAGGGCCCAGTACCCTGAGAGCTTCATGACCCCTGAGGGACAGCGCAGACAAGGGAAAAGGCAGGCTGGAAGGAGAGGGGCGGCCATCACAGGCAGGGCCTAGGAAGCAGCACACCTTGCAGCAGTGGCTTTTCCAGTGAGAGGGCAAGGAGGCACTAAGTGATGAGCTTCCTGCAGGGCCGACCCTGCCCATGCTGGCTCAGGGAGACCACAGGGAGGCCTCCTGGCCCTGACCAGATCACATGGGCCGCACAGTGAGACCTTTGAGGGAGGACATGGCATAGACAGGAGGCTGGAGgtgctcccccaacccccatcctaGGGTATGGCTGGTAAGGCCAGAATCACCAGGGCAAGAAGTGACATCAGCATGAAGGCTGAGGGCGGGCCAACTTCCCAGGAGGCTTTGTTTTCACAGTTGGGAGTCTCTCCAGGTGTTCCAGCTGACACCACCTACACCTCACTCCGGTACCGTAGTCGAGAGAACCGGTCCCGGATAGCCTGGTCGCTGTCTGAGCGGCCTTCCCCGAGGTGGACCACTCTACTGCCTGGGACAAGATCTCGCACTTTGTGTTTGGTCACAGAGACCAGGCCAGGCATGTCTGAGCTTGCAGGGCCCGTCAGGAGCACGTAGGCGGCATGGCGGCTCGGCTCAAACAGGATCGCTGTGGAGGGGACAGTCAGTGTTGCTCAGGACTAGCAAGAGAAAAACTAGGACGGGGAAGTCCTGGACCCATATGCTCACCATCAAAGGCCACGATGTTGGCAGACACATTGGCTAGCTCCAGCAGGATGCCGGGCAGGGTGGGGTGGAACATGTACAGGCTGTGCTGTGTGTCTTGGGGGTCCTGAAGTGAGAACAGCAACGCATTTCACTGACCTGTTGTACTTGGGTCACAGCCACATCTCAGTGGGCCCTGCAACTCCTGGAACCTTCCTGAGCAGACCTCAAATTACCTTCAGAAGCTGCTATCCAAGCAACCCTGTTTCTAGCTATGTTTACCAGTGTCCTCTAGAAAGCTAACTCCTGTTCCATGGACACCTGCCAGCCTGTTGCCCCTCCTAGTGTTCATCTGTACCTGTCCTTCTCGTCACAGGTCTGCTCCCACCTCCAGGATCTTTCTCCTACAGCCGCACGGTCCTTCAGGGTACTCCCCCTTGGCCTGCACTCCCTCCCCACAGGTCAGGACTCCACTCAGTGGACTTCTGGTGGCCCCACCCCTGGCAGCTTCCAGGGGGATATGGGTCTGGCCCTAGAGCTCAATCAACATCGGGTATTCCCTGAGTACGCATGCGCGACCCCGTACCATCTCATTAGTGTCCAGAAGCTCATGGAGGCCCCAGAAGAAGAAGGCTGAGCGGTGGTCTGCAGTCATCAGGCTTGTGGATGGTGGGCTCCCAGGCAAGCTGGGGAGGGGCTGGCTCCACAACAGAGACCCTGTGCTGAGGTCCAGAAGTAGgatctggggagggagggaacactaTCAGCAGACAGCCTCAGCTTACACAGGATGGGTAGGCCAGCCATGGCAGCCACAAGGGCGGCTCTCCGAACATCTCCCCATCTTAGGGCAGCAGTCTCGGGCTCCGCTTGTCATCAGCCATGGATGAGGGAGTCTCCCAATCCACAAAGAAGTCCAGCCTACCTGCCTGTCAGTGCTGGTTCCATTTTCAATTACCACAGCCAACGTGTCTGGTTTGTAGTGGCCAAGGATGGGTTTTCtggagggatgaaggaagaaaaCCTCACTGAAGGTCTTGGTATAGGGATCTGAGAAGAAGTTCCCATGATTGCATGCTCCTGGATTGAAGTAGGGTTACCTATCCCTAGACCCGGGGTGAGGGGCTGGGACCTGTGGCAGGTTCAGCAGCCCCTGATCACAGGATAGGCTGATGTCctcagcggtgtgtgtgtgtgtccccacccAAGCTCAGCAACAACTGCACATACCTCAGAACCTGAGTTGCGCTGAAGGTCCACCTGGGCACCAGATCTTGTCCATCCAGCAGCATACAGGCCTCGGAGCTCACAAGGAGCAAGTCCTGGCCAGCCTTCCCTGGGACATTCATTAGGTAGCGAACTGCTCCAGAGCTAAAGaagggtggcggggtgggggtgggagtgagggtggagCAGACACGTGGCCTTTGGAATGAGCCCCCCACCATGACAGGCCCGGTCAAGACTGCTTCCCTCAGGCACTCATAGCACATCCTTGTGCCTCTCAGGTCCCTGGCTTGAAAGTATAAATGAGACACTGTTTGTAGAACAAGGTTGGTCTCCCCATTTGGTATTTGTGTTTACTCCTAGGGGATGCGAGCCAGGGACTCTATCTCTACCCCAGCCTGCCCAATTCTTTCTTGCCTTTGCTTGCCCATGTCTCATTTCCAAGCATTTACTCAAATGTTGGCCTCATAGTGCAGCCAGGCCCTGACCCGGCCCCTGTGCTCCACACGAGGCAGTCCTAACTGAGACCTTGTGTGTCAGACAAACCTGAGCAGAAGCCTCCGCTGGGCAGAGCGATTGAGCATGTTCTCCCAGTGGGAGTCGTCCTTAAACGGGCTGTCTCTCCCGGTAACTCTCTCATGGAGACTTTTCACAGAGATGCCACAGAGGGCACTTTCTGTTCAAAACACAGAAGGATGCAGTCACCATGGGGATCAGGTACACCCATCAGCTCCACTTCTGGAGCCATATTGTGCCACTTCCTGACTGTTAAATGTCAGCCCATGAACAGGGGTGGCCGCAAGGTGGCCAGCCACCAACTTCTTGGCATGCTTCTTACTCCCCAACCCAGTGACCAGCGTAGCATCACTTCCAGAGAGAAGCCCACCCCAAGAACATGGCATCCAACATACCACAGGGCAGGAGAATATAGTGAGCACCCGATCTGGTCACATGAAGGAGGGCAACACCATCTCCATCCACACTAAGGCTGCCTCTGTGGCCAATCTGGTACCCAGTGCTACCTGAATAGATACTCCCACTGACCTGTAGTAACAAAGAGCAGCAGGGGAGAGACAGAACCAGCTCCGTGGGAGGGCAAAGGGAACCTTAGGGAGTTGTAGAGGAGACGGCAGCCAACActctttgggtgggtggggaaggtaCTTTGAAGAGAGGGACCAGCAGGGAGCTTGTGTGACCGCGTTGCACAGCCTGCCTGGGAGGCATGGCAGCTGTGGGCCCAAAGCtcacaccaacccacacacaggCCACCCACATTCTGCCACtcatggaaaaaggacagcaagCTGCCTGCAGAGATGGAGCCTCCCAGCATTGCATGTGTGCACCTCAGGACAGAGTCCTGGGAGGACCCCCCAGCTGGGTGGCCACAAAAAACCTCTCTCTAGGGAGAAGTGGAtgaggggggagagaaggggtTAGGAGGTAAGTGGGCCTGGGGGACTTGAGAACTACGCTGATCACCTCCTGTCCCTCCCGGGTGAGGATCAGTAGGTCCGGGGTACCGTCTCTGTCCACGTCAGGCACCTGGAGCAGAGGGCTCAAGATGGAAACGTTCCCACCAAAGGTGTTGGAATGGCTCCACAGGGTTTCCCCTAAAACCAAAGACACAGTGGCTCCAAATCCTCTTCTTGACAAATGAATGGCAGACTCACCCGGGGGCTTCCGTCCTCCGGACCCTGAGGCTACTTAGATACAGGAGTGTGCACAGCAGCCTGAAATCCAACAGCAGGCACAACCAGGCAGCCTCTTGAAAGAGCAGCTGGGTACAGCACCTCGTGCCTGTGCATTTGGAAGGCTTGCTGCAGGTggaaggatagcctgggctacatcacaagctccaggccagtctgggctgcatagCGAGACCTtgcaaaaaaactaaaaagtcaGCAAgagcagggagatggctcaatggttaaagcacttgccacgcAAGCGTGAAGACCAGGGTTCAGATCCCTAGAGACCCAGAGAAAAGGTGGGTGGGCGTGCTTTTCATCCCCTGGCCTAATGCTAAGGCTCAGAGAGTTGTTCTAGAAGAGGAGCCACAGTAGGCTCGGTCCAGCCCTCCACAGTATCCTTATCCCCTCATAGCAGGTGACACTACTTATCTTTACTGGCCTCCATAGTAAGATACAAACCGAAGTTGCAAAGACACAACTGCACCATGGCAGGGCAGGTGAAAGCATTAACACCATTGGCTTCCAAGTGGTCCATCCCTCACTCCAAGGGTTCCTACCCAGTCAGCAACCCCCAGGGGAGAGCCAGGTCTGACCCCTCCAATGAGAACCATCCAGAACCTTTCCCAGGTGGCTGACCTGTGAATAAGTTGACTGCGATGAAAGACTCTAGTCTTCCCACAAGGATACAGGCAGAGGACACTTCACTGTCCGATGGATGTGGCACGGCACACTTCGCAAGGGCGACATCTTGGGCCACAGGCCTTTCCCAGAGCACACTGCCATTGGCCCCTGACACAGCAACCATAAAGGCACAGGGAGTGGAGAAGCCTGGAGGGTGGAGGTGGCAGGCACTTGGTTAGTCTTAGAGTGTGTTCTGCCACCTCCTGTCTTTCTTATTCTGTGCCTCAGGCACATGACAGCCTATTTCTTCTATTATACCTTTAGCCCTAAGCCCATGGGGCACTGGTGTTGGCCCCAAGTAGAGTAAAGGGGCTGACGGTATTACCTAGATTATTCTattggcggcgggggggggggggggggggggaggggagagatgaaATGGTCCCTGAATCCCTAACATTCACAGGCTCCACATGAGCAGGTGAGCAGGACACAGATCCCTCTTCCCTGTGTTAGACAGAGCAGGAATCACCTTCATCGGTGCAGGATCTGCTGACGTTGTCACTGCTGTTGGTGTTTTTGTGAAGGAAGAGGACATCCTGGATCTTGTCTCTGTTCACATCTCCCACAGCCAGAAAGTCATATGTGACTGAAAAGGAGAGCCACAGATTATGTTCCTTGGGCTATGCCTGTCACTGGGAGTCAAGCTGAATGCTCTGAGTGGCCTGGTGTCCCCACTGTGCACCTTGCCCCGTGAGGCCCCCTTCCCCCAATGAGCAGGAGCCTCTTTACTAGGACAAGCAGTTTCTTTGGAGGTAGGCAGacctccgtgagttcgaggccagcctgatctacacagagttccaggtcagccagggccacacagagaaaccgtttcaaaaaacttacaaaaaataaaataaagtaagagacAATGTATGGTGGAAAGAATCAATACTCAACATATAAAAACCCACCAACGACAGAGCAATCAGCTGGTTAAAGAGCAGGCAAAGGATTTGAAAGCTACGTCTCCTAGGATGCACACTTAAGAAGATGCTCAACACCACTAGGGATCAGCTAAATGCAGCTTTCTCCACTAAGAattggaggcagagtcaggtggtggtggcgcacacatttaatcccagcactcaggaggcagaggcaggcgattgctgtgagttcgaggccagcctggtctacaaagtgagtccaggacagccaaggctacacagagaaaccctgtctcaaaaaaaaaaaaaaacaaaaaacaacaacaaaaaaaaccccaataaataaataaataagtaaaaataaaaaagaaagaaagaaagaaagagaaaaaagtgccAGGCAGTGATGCcccacacctcctgatcccagcactcagaaggcagaggcaggtggatctttgagttcaaggcctgcctgaaacctagtctcaaaaacaaaaacaaaacaacaacaacaacaaaaaaaatgccaaaatacCTAGAGATGTAGCCTAGCTTTAGAGTATTTGCCTTGCACATATGAAGCTaagggttcaatacccagcattATATAAACTATGCATGATGACACAAAACAGGCAAAAAACATAAGGAAACACCACTTCAAACCCACCAGGATGAatac
The genomic region above belongs to Acomys russatus chromosome 25, mAcoRus1.1, whole genome shotgun sequence and contains:
- the Fam234a gene encoding protein FAM234A, yielding MANKDLEAEIHPLKNEDSKSQENLGNQSKNEDNLKSKPLQTRLSRCRTVAFFLSLFVCLFVVFIVSFIIPCPERPLSQATWRLDYSTAVTYDFLAVGDVNRDKIQDVLFLHKNTNSSDNVSRSCTDEGFSTPCAFMVAVSGANGSVLWERPVAQDVALAKCAVPHPSDSEVSSACILVGRLESFIAVNLFTGETLWSHSNTFGGNVSILSPLLQVPDVDRDGTPDLLILTREGQEVSGSIYSGSTGYQIGHRGSLSVDGDGVALLHVTRSGAHYILLPCESALCGISVKSLHERVTGRDSPFKDDSHWENMLNRSAQRRLLLSSGAVRYLMNVPGKAGQDLLLVSSEACMLLDGQDLVPRWTFSATQVLRKPILGHYKPDTLAVVIENGTSTDRQILLLDLSTGSLLWSQPLPSLPGSPPSTSLMTADHRSAFFFWGLHELLDTNEMDPQDTQHSLYMFHPTLPGILLELANVSANIVAFDAILFEPSRHAAYVLLTGPASSDMPGLVSVTKHKVRDLVPGSRVVHLGEGRSDSDQAIRDRFSRLRYRSEV